aaaAAATCGTCGAAactgtgattacgtaatatatggacagcccctatgCGAACCCTTCGCCGATTTTGTCCAGAGCCTTTACGATAGATAGTCGgcacaccaacccgactatagcgttctctcttgttttttatttatttttcaacatagaaatgtttaaaaatttgccACACATGTTTAAAAACTGTTTCCTTCATTTCTACATGAaaccatttttagaaaatttgaattttaacgGTATTACAACAAAAATGCTATAACGGCAGGTCGTAGTACGCAACAGCTATTACGTTTACCAGTAACGTAACAGCAATTGAAATTAAGTTGGCAGCACGATAAGATATTTTTGCACGGCTCTTTGAAaacttttgtaatatttttgatatttaccAAATAAGAGTAAAATAAGGCATGCTAAGAAGGATGAGCACTTACAGTGGTCAAAAACTGGCGACGGTGGTCAAGGAGCTGGAGAACTTTGCGCCGATAGCATGGGCAGAGAAGTGGGACAACGTGGGACTCCTAATCGAACCGCACCGGGAGAAACAAATCCAGAGAATTCTATTAACCAACGATTTAACCGAACCCGTGATGAGCGAGGCGCTGGCGAAGGATGTGCAGCTGATAATCAGCTATCATCCGCCGATCTTCAGGCCGCTGACAAGGATTACGAGGACGAACTGGAAGGAGCGCGTGGTGGCGGCCTGTTTGGCCAACGATGTTGCTCTATATTCGCCCCACACGGCGTGGGATAAGGCGTGCGGTGGTGTCAACGACTGGCTATCGCGGGCActatctaaaataattagcATTCGGCCCCTGGAACCGGAGTTGGGAGCTCCACCGGGCACCGGATCCGGCCGGTATATAGAAACAAAACTAGAGCTCTCCCAGGTGGTTGATTCCCTGCAGAGGCACATCGAAAACAGCGTCCACGTCGCCTTGGCTGTGGGCCACCAGCCCAAGACTATCATCCAATCCGTGGGCATTTGTGCCGGCTCTGGAGCGTCCCTGCTCAAAAATGTCCAAGCGGATCTCATCATCACCGGCGAAATGTCGCATCACGAACTTCTGGACTTCACCCACAATAACACCAGCGTGCTGCTCTGCAATCACAGCAATTCTGAAAGGGGCTTCCTCAAGGGCTTCTCTTCCAAACTGAGCGAATTACTGCAGGGAGCTTGCGAGGTTCTAGTTTCTGATGCGGACAAGGATCCTCTGGTCACCGTGGCGAAGGCCACAATTGAGGAACAAAACGTTTTTGTTGACTGCTACAAACAATAAACTAAAGCATTTAAACTGTTATAGATCAAATCTTAATGGTAAACCAATATCTTAtaaatcttataaaaaaaacctcagcttaaggaagtgcgagggagatggagatataaaactttgatcgcgcataactttttaatgaatggtccgatttttaaaattcttctacatttcaatagatatttataaacacaataaaactgcgttattacttttccgaaatctgtaaaggtgtgggcgccagacacctttaaaaatcgttttagggctactgtgggcgttagagggggcgtgaacttgcgctgcgtagcccgagtaacgggtataataatcaaaaaatgtcTTATTGCAACTTTTAGAGGATCTTCCTTATCTTGTCAGAAAAACTGAAACCAAGTCAATGAAAAAtgtccttttttttcattaacAATGCATTTTCTGGCATCCATAAAGATTACAAATAAACTGAAGGATTTCCTAACATCTACACTTGATCCAGCTTGAACTTTCCGCCCTTGCTGGCGGCGTCATTGCGATGGAGTTGGTATAAAAGCCGCTTCTCCAGATGCTTCACTGCGGCAACCGTCAGCACCAGCGTGTCGTGCTTAAGCATGGAGTACACGTTCAGGCCAAAGGTTGGCATCAGGTTGACATAGCCGAGATCATCGCTGGCCTGGCAAATATTAGCAGGGAACATGTGGTCTCTGGTTAGAGAAGAAGTCGGTTAAAACACGATTTATAAAGTTCCTCCAAGCAATACTCACTCATCTACGATCAAGACCGAGGGTCCCCAGTTCCGTTCGGCAATCAGATCCTTGAGAAACCCAGCATCCCCAGTGGGTATGTCCACATTCTCGATGATGTGCAGATCATCCTGGGCCAACTTAACGCTCAGCGTGGAGGTCAGGCCCAGAACGCGTTTATAGAAGGGCAGCATGTagaagtgggtggtgggcgaTCGGGGGCCGTGGACCACGCCGCCGCCCTTGAGCATGGGCGATCGCAGGGAACCGTGACGGGCACGACCTCCGCCCTTTTGGGGCCACGGCTTCCTTCCGCCACCGCGCACCTCCGCCCGGGTTTTCGTGTGCGCCATGCTTACATAACGATACTTGCGCTGCCACTCCACATTCTCCTGGATGATGTCCACCCGCGGCTGGGCGGCAAAGACATCCGGATGCAGTTCAATTAGTCCCACCTTCCGCTCCGCCACCGCATCCGTGTTCTCGATCCACGCCTGCCGGGCGGTGCTCCTGCTGACCGGCAGGTAATCCGTGTAATCTTGCGGCAGAATCAGGGGCGATTTTGTGGCCGGAGCAGCGGCCACCGGGGATTCGGTCACTACTGCATTGCCTTGGTGGCTGGTGCGGCTGAAGGTCCTGGCCACGGGATAAAGCACCTGCCGCGATGTATTTAGGATgcttttgaacattttttccactttaaccctgatttttcaacaaaaaatactgGTTTATATTCGCACAATCCTGTTTTCCAATATTGGAAAGGAATTGATGATCCTGACGGttagtttaattaataaataatattaaatattattggaaCAAAACACGGGGTGCGATATCGATATCAGGTGGCCCAATCAGAGAAAAACAGCTGTTGGCCTGTGGATGGGAAGTAAACGATAGATTGTCGCAGCGACTGTTATCGCTAGctaaaaaatagctaaatattccagaattaaaattttttaagtaaaaactTGAACTAGTATATGAGAAATTAAAGGTTTAGGGCTTAGAATTAAATGGTTTCAActatttgttaataaaaagatttttataattgtgGGAAAAAATACATGTATTAACTTTTGCAGCCCTCTCTTTTAAAGATACATATTCCCACCAAATGCTTTAAAATTGTTGAATTATAGCAATATATTGTGTcgtaagttttcaaaaaaaaattaacgaaAAACACAGAAAAGGTTATGTAAAAATTCACCATCtcaaaatcataaattttggATCTTGTTTGCTTTCAAACTATCTCGAACTGTTGTATTTGagatatgggcaattctctggggATGTTAACTAAGCCAAAAAGCGtgaaacttgaaaaatcaagaagggaagctagcttcggccagccgaagcttatatacccttgcagatcattcctattaattaacaaatcgcaaaaatgttcaattttctaatatttctcattaattttccggtcgttcctatggcagctatatgatatagtcgtccgattttgatcaaattaaaattgaaattcgaaaatatttaaaaagagtcatatcctagagtagaagataatgcaataaaatccaaagaagctaaaatttattttctattacttttccattaattttccgatcgttcctatggcagctatatgatatagtagtccgattttttaaataattaattcgaaattcagatatatttaaaaaataacatccccaaaagtagaaggtaatattttaaaaaacaccgaagctagaattttttaaagttttttttttccgattgtttctatgggagctataagatatagttgtccgatccggtcggctccgacatatatactacctgcaatagaaagaagacttttgggaaagtttcatcccgatagctcaaaaactgagagactagtttgcgtagaaacagacagacggacagacggacggacagacggacagacgcacagtggcgccttttgacttttttttggtaataaatcataacttttgaaccagtgaagataattgaattttgtaaacggcaaatgatagataattgatccacctttcaaattattgcttgagacagggagtgggcgtggcagagtcgtacttacaaatcggcaaagtcagaatttaaaaacaaatccatttttttccgacaaaaaaaactttttttaaaaagtttttgttttttttagtttcttttttcatgttgtaatttttaaaacttattaaaaaaaaataaataaaaaattggaatttttaaaaaaaattttttttttttttaaaaattacgttttgtttattttatttttttatgttttaatttttaaaaactaaaaaaacaaaaaaaaaaaattaaagtttttttttaaaaataaaaatttttatatttcatgttttttgaaataatggtcacaatttggtaaacttggtaaatccaatagacttaacatttctggactataattacaagattctaactctgtgacaaggttgtgattccatgaccctagaatacagtttggattcgcacatactaaattcaatgcttaggcagcgtaagttgttttgagctggcaaaagtggctattttcgtttctgaataacatttaaacgtgattttttacagtaacatgatatataccaaaatttaaggaatctcaagggctatacagtttaaagttttaaagaaaatcgttagagctgttttcgagaaaaataaaaaaaactaaacaaaaaaatttaaaaaaaaattgttttgtgcatatctttttcaatattacatttacacaaactaCATTTAGGAGGCgcttaaagcttttttaaaaacctttcaaacgagatacagcacaagtctgttgcttctgtagtttagaagttacggctttccgtattttagctatttatagctgttttcccgctaaactagcgagtttttccgaaagtggtagaactaaaatttcttatatcgagctgttgaacatcatataaaattttcaggactttaaaaccatgttttggacaaatctttcacaaggttgcgccatatgcaatttctgggaccatgacttttttcccttttttggctcttaaaaccgcggacgcaggcggacgcagctacaactttcgtaatatcaagaagaaagtccaaataacgttttacggaagtataaaaaaaatagtattaaatagtttttttttattttccatcaaagttgaaaaatatggaaaaaatggacgtttcgcaaataactcataactaagagatgcgcatggcaaactgcaatatgttttactttttttactcttaactaacacaccaatccgtggaaaaaagaagcaaagcgattcgatacctagtttttaagaaaaaccccccggaagtgcgaaaaattacctaaaaacggtgtgttttttttaagtgaaaaattgttcaactttgaaaattcatatcttttacaaaaattttttgatttgaaaaagggttacatatttgtaatagtggatcaattatctgtcgattggtatgggtcacaactttctaggacaaagtcgaaaaagtgatttattgcacgttttttggcccaaggcgccactgtgagacggtcagacggacatggctagatcgactcgtcttgtgatgctgatcaagaatatatatactttatggggtcggaaacgtctccttcactgcgttgcaaacttctgactgaaatcataataccctctgcaagggtataaacatatttctatatgATTTTGCACTGATATTTGATTCGAGTTAGATGGATCCTCAACTAAGCTAAGTAATTTGAGTAACCTTGGATAATTTTCCAGGACAACCCTgttaaatggacaaaaaaagaaaaaccacctaaataagggaaaacactgtcgcgtgcgacatgtagcgtgtgacagtcacttcgatgccaataaaaaattaacctctcaatattttgtagtcaaaccaaatacattttaaaaaagaaagaacaaggaacactatgaaattaactgcaataaaatattccttCACGTTTCGTTACAGGAAGCAGGAAGTCAAAAAAGTCACTTCTATTGGTGTCGCTTGCGAAagccttggttttttttatatatcttaaaaacgaaaaatgtcCCAAAGTCAGCCCTAGCACATATTTTAGTGCTAATCAAGACCTTTAATTTGAGCCTAgtgccaaaagaaaagaagtacTGGAACGTCGCGTGCGACAGCAGATAATTGCCCTAATATAACTCTTCTAGTAAACGAACGACATgtaattatgatttatttatttactgtgAACAAACTGTACTAAGTATGTATATAAAGTAGTGATTTAAGTCCGTAACCTTGAGATTCTGGTTTTCTTTCAATTTCAGGGAGCCATTTGCAATGTATGTCACTACCTGCTTTCCGGTATTCCACGAGATCCGTATCTTAATACATTGTTAATGAATCTCTCTTTCCCTACCTAGGATATTTTCTTGGAAAAATAACATGCAGGTAAGGAGAGTCTCTTAAGGTGGTCAAAAAGGTATAAATAGCCAGACCCGATAGAAACAATGTCAGTTGCAATAATACCCTCAAAGATTGTTCATATACGTGCATTCGTGTTTCGAAATTGCCAGAGAGCTAAACACACtttacaaaaatgaaattctttgtaagtcctttaaaattttcaatccttgtatttttaactaatttcaatttcgattgttttttagattttatgtCTGGTTGTTCTGATTGCCATAGCGTCGGCGCGTCCCCAATTTCCATTCGGAGGATTCGGAGGATttgaacagcaacagcagcaacaggactTAGGTGGTTTCGGTGGATTCGGtggacagcaacagcaggaaGGTTTCGGATATGGTGGCGGATTTggtcagcaacagcaacagcaaggtTTCGGTGGTCCCGGCTCCTttgggcagcaacaacagcaggaaGAATTTAGAAGTGGTGGCTTTTTCGgttaattacaaattagaaCATAGATATCACTGTTAAGGAGgccgaaaaaatattaaaatacctaTTCAAAACTTGAGTCAAACctgttattattaattcacatttttattttatttaaataaatttagcatatattttaattgcctACTTTAAGTACTTATGATTGagaattttctcaaaaatatttatgttttcgtTGAAACTCTCAATCATAATTACCGCACAATTTTATAGAACCCATTAGCACTGGCACATGGGCAGTATTTGATCTCCTGCTCCTCGACCTTTTGGCGGCAAGCTATTACGGAACTTGCCCGCGATGTAGCATACCAATCCGAAGTATCCTGTTCTGGTGTTTGGGGATTATTATGGCAGTATATTTTTCTCTGAACTTCGGCGCAACTGCAACTTTCTTTTTGGAAACGGAAACTGGAGTCATACAGGACTTTAACCTCTCCATCGTCGATATCATCGGGGGCACATGGACAGCGGAATGGAACTTGAGGTCTAGGCATAGGTATCTCTTCATCACTACatggacattttatttccaAGGGAACCTCCTCTGATTTCCGATTATACTCTTTTGGAGTTTCGGATTTCCTGCACCAACTGAAAAATCCACTACGCTTCGATGGTGGTTTACTTGCATCttttgatttttcatttttaattttctcatctTGGGGACGTTTTtcggattttttaaaacagagAAAATCACTTGGTTTGTTTAAAGATGATCTCTCTTTTGGTCTCGGCTTTTCCTGGGGATCTTTTTCTTGGGgaactttttcctttcttttgaAACAGCTAAATCCACTCGATTTAGATTGGGTCTTTTCTTTAGGTTTCTGCTTTTCTTGGGGAAACCCACTCGACTTTGATTCAGTTTTCTCTTTTGGCTTAGATTTTtcttttgtatgtttttcctttttttttaaacagatAAGTCCACTTGATTTTGATTCGGTTTTCTCTTTTGGATTTTCCTCATtagatttttcttttttattaggCTGAGGCTGGCTCTGTCCTTCAGGGCTTGATTTACTCTCCTCTTTCGGGGATTTTGTACAACAACCAAGGAAAGAGACTTttgatttagtttttttcGGATCTTCGTACTCTaaaatttcttctattttGCAATCGCAAGGGGTATCGGTATCATATTCTTGAGGTTTTATTTCACAACTGCAGTCAGAGGAGCATTTTTTCGACAGGACCTTATCTTCGATGTGACCAATGAAAGGACAGTCTTCAACACATTTCCGAAgcttttctttctctttgaatttttcaaaattatccAAAATATGCTTGTCATAGCTATTGAAAATTGGGTCTGTCACAAGGGGATTATGTCGGTTTTTCACAAAAATTGGTGCTTCCTTCCCAGGACTTATGCAGATGGTTCTAACTAAGTTTTCGACGGATTTATTCTTTATTTCTGCTTCAATTTTAGGGGGATTGCAGTATTTATTAATTGCCCGACGATCTCTTTCAAGGGGTACATAACGCTTGCATGTGTTGCAGGACTTTGTTGTAATCTGATTATCATCGTATATATCTGCTTTTCCACTGCTTTGGcgacttgtatttttttctttatttttgcattttcgcAGATCTGTGAAGAGAACTCGATAACGATTAGGACAATCCATAGAGCAGAGATCATCAGTATCGTAGCCCATGTCACATGGATTTCGTCCTTGAGCCATTTTATATTTGTctttttttgatgttttagTTTTGGAACAGTCTTTATCACAAGTATCAGCCGTATATTCATATTCCTTTTGagtcctttttttatttattttatcggGACAACCTGGGTTCTCACATACTTCTTTTTCATATCGGGTCTCTCTATAATTGTTTTTAGGGCTAACATTTCTTTTTTGGCATTCCGAATTTCCGCATACTTTAATCCTATTACCCAACTGTTGTTCACCATTGTTTATATCATTGTTATATCGATAACGTTGGTGAATATAACCATCTGTACGATATAAGTCTGGATCTTCTTCACATTGTATGTCATTATTTTCTAGATTCCGTTCTGGACAGTTGGGATCAGCGCATATAGTATTAGGAATTTTCTTATGTTTTTTGTCGCTGTTTGATGAACGTCTTTGAGATCTGACTTTATAAGAGTCTTGTGCGGCATATCCATTTTCACCCTGTTTCCtatgcatattttttttatcaggaCATTTTGTATTTGCGCACAATTGCTTTCCGTAATTTCTTTCAGAATCACGATCGACGTTAGTTGGATACTTATTTCGATCCTCGATTGCTCTTTTTTTAGCCGGACATTCTGAGTTCTGAGGAGCTCTTTCATATCTTTGAGTTTTCCTTATAATTTCTTCGTGGTTCGGCGAATCcttgtaaaaatgttttttcttggCGAGCCTTTTTAATCTATCTGGGCATTTTGGATTTTCACAGAACTctgatttattatttgctaTTTTATTTGGGTTATTAACATGGGATCCTCGATTTTGACAATCTTCTAAGCATGAATTTTGAGAATACCCATCCTCTTGGTTTACTTTTACGTTTATTTGCCTTTCCGATCTTGTTCTTAAAGAACTATTTGCATTAATTGGTTTTCTATATGTTGGGTTTTTATCAGGACAATTTGGATTTTCACAAAAATAGTAATCATAATCATTATTAtcatcttttttttgtttttcacatCTTTTTGTAATTCGTGGAGCCCCTCGACTTCTATCATCTTGACGGGAGGACTTTAGCCTTGTCGGACAATTTAGTGAcatattttctgttttataagATTCATTAAACTTTTGATTTCTGAGATCAGTAAAATACATTTGATTTTCTGAATAATTACAACTTTCTACTGCTCCACTTTGAACAATTTGTTCAGGACATTCGCGAAGTTCTTGTATATATAATTCTTGTTCGTTCTGATTTTTATTCGAACTTTTGTAAAGCGGTTCTGTTTGTGGGCTGTTGGGATTAGTTTGTCTCCTTTCACTCCGAGTTGAAACATTTTTAGGACAATATGGATTTTCGAAAAAGTCTCTAGAATTATAAGCGGTTCCACCTTTCTGGAAAGGAATTTCTCTCTCCTTTTCAACACAATAGCAATCAATCTTGCCCTTTGTTAGTTCACTTTCGTTTGGATAATATTGAGTTCTATTTGACATGGGATAAATAGGATTCTCCCACGATCTGGAATATGGCATGGTTTCTCGGCAAGTGGAATTAACACATACTTCTGTAGGATCCTGATAATTTCTGGATTTATCTTCGAATGTGACGACAACAGAACGATTGTTTTGATAAGGGCAATACTCGGGTCCTTTACATGATCCTGAATTTATTGATTGTGCATAAAGACATTCAGGATTACACTTGGATATGTCAATTTCCGTTGGATAGGATTGATGGATTGGACTATTATGCgatgttgaattttttaaatcatacgGGCAACAGGAATTGTCACATATTGGTAAGGGTTTTTGCCCATTGCTTTCATTGTTAGGGATATATAGATGTGCATCTTGAAAGGTTACTGGCCCTCGATTTTTTAGACCATCGTCTGCATTGTACAAACTTTGATATGGGCAATACTCTGGACCTCTGCATATTTCCTTTGGATATTGCCTTTCTGAATTTGTTGTGCCCTTTGAACATTGGCTATAAGCTGAATCTGTCATTGGCTTCCTTGCCATAGGATTCTGTTGGAAAACTTCGATTTGAGGATGGTTCGTACTGCATAGACCCACTGGTTTAATTGATTGATTTAAACTTTGATTGTCATAATCCCTCATGGTTTGTCTTTGTGATTCATTTGCAATACCAATGGTTTCGCTAAAGGGTTCCTGGTTTCGATACGGTTGACGGTTACGTTCGCTTATTTCTTGAGGGTAATCATATTCCGTTCTTCTAGACATTTCCTCATTCTCGTTGTTTCGATACGGTTGATATTTTCGTTCGTTTATTTCTTGAGGGTAATCATATTCCGTTCTTCTAGATATTCCCTCATACTCGTTGTTTTGATAAGGTTCACTTTTTCTGTCGTTTATTTCTTTGGGGTATTCATATTCTGTTCTTCTTGATGTTCcttcatttttatattgtaCTTCAAGATTGGCTGGACTGCATGCGTTATCAAAAGAATAATTTTCAGGAATTGCTTCCCTTTGAACAGGGTTGTTTCGATACGGCTCACTTTTTTGTTCACCTAATTCTTTGGGGTAATTATATTCAGTTCTTCTGGATATTCGCTCACTTTTATATGGAGGACTAGATCCGTtcttaaaacaataattttcagGTATTGCTTCCCTTTGAATAGTGTTGTTTCGATACGGTTCAATCTTTCGTTCGTTGTTTTGATAAATGTTTGCTGATGGTTCAACTCGATTTGGACTTGCTTGTTTATTTAAGGAACGTGAAAAATCTTCTACATGAGCTGGACTTAGacctttattataaaatt
The genomic region above belongs to Drosophila takahashii strain IR98-3 E-12201 chromosome 2L, DtakHiC1v2, whole genome shotgun sequence and contains:
- the LOC108068705 gene encoding NIF3-like protein 1 produces the protein MLRRMSTYSGQKLATVVKELENFAPIAWAEKWDNVGLLIEPHREKQIQRILLTNDLTEPVMSEALAKDVQLIISYHPPIFRPLTRITRTNWKERVVAACLANDVALYSPHTAWDKACGGVNDWLSRALSKIISIRPLEPELGAPPGTGSGRYIETKLELSQVVDSLQRHIENSVHVALAVGHQPKTIIQSVGICAGSGASLLKNVQADLIITGEMSHHELLDFTHNNTSVLLCNHSNSERGFLKGFSSKLSELLQGACEVLVSDADKDPLVTVAKATIEEQNVFVDCYKQ
- the mRpL4 gene encoding large ribosomal subunit protein uL4m, coding for MFKSILNTSRQVLYPVARTFSRTSHQGNAVVTESPVAAAPATKSPLILPQDYTDYLPVSRSTARQAWIENTDAVAERKVGLIELHPDVFAAQPRVDIIQENVEWQRKYRYVSMAHTKTRAEVRGGGRKPWPQKGGGRARHGSLRSPMLKGGGVVHGPRSPTTHFYMLPFYKRVLGLTSTLSVKLAQDDLHIIENVDIPTGDAGFLKDLIAERNWGPSVLIVDEDHMFPANICQASDDLGYVNLMPTFGLNVYSMLKHDTLVLTVAAVKHLEKRLLYQLHRNDAASKGGKFKLDQV
- the LOC108068713 gene encoding heterogeneous nuclear ribonucleoprotein A1, which encodes MKFFILCLVVLIAIASARPQFPFGGFGGFEQQQQQQDLGGFGGFGGQQQQEGFGYGGGFGQQQQQQGFGGPGSFGQQQQQEEFRSGGFFG